Genomic window (Crateriforma spongiae):
GTTCGCCAACAGAACTTCATGCCGATACCTGATGCAGACCGAGCCGTAGTGGAAGACGCAAAGGTGCGTGACTACCTGCTCAATCTTGCGCATCCCGACGGTGGCTCCAAGGCGATCTGGTTCCACTCCCTCGGCTACGACCGCGCCGAATGGCACTACCTCGCTGCTGACCTACTAGCTGTTGCTCGAAACTGCACAACGTTCGATACCGAAACCACCCGCTTTGGTTTAAAATTCAAGGCGTTGGGGACCGTCGGTTGGCCAAATTACCGCCTTGGCGTGGTCCTGACGGTCTGGATCGTCGAGGACGATGATCCACCAAGATTGGTTACCGCCTACCCCGAGTGACTGTCATGATTTCCGAACACTCTCTCGTTGTACTTGACGCTGATCCGCCTCACGAGAACCTCACTCGCGGGGACGTGGGGACCGTCGTACATGTCTACAAGGACGGCAAGGGATACGAGGTCGAATTCGTTGATGGGGGGGGGCATACGGTTGCGCTCG
Coding sequences:
- a CDS encoding DUF6883 domain-containing protein; this encodes VRQQNFMPIPDADRAVVEDAKVRDYLLNLAHPDGGSKAIWFHSLGYDRAEWHYLAADLLAVARNCTTFDTETTRFGLKFKALGTVGWPNYRLGVVLTVWIVEDDDPPRLVTAYPE
- a CDS encoding DUF4926 domain-containing protein yields the protein MISEHSLVVLDADPPHENLTRGDVGTVVHVYKDGKGYEVEFVDGGGHTVALVTVGSDDVRPIKAGELLHTRKTA